The Desulfovermiculus halophilus DSM 18834 genome includes the window ACCGGGACAGCGGTGCCATCTATTTCAAGCTGCAGAGCCCGCCCCAGATAAGCCCCGACGGCTCATCCATCAGCGCCCTGGACCCGGTCCTGAACCAGGAGGTCACCCTTGAGCCCGACCTGATTGTGGTCGAAGAAGCCCTGCTGGCATCCCCGGAAGCGCCCAAGCTTGCCCATCTGCTGCGCATAGACCGCGGTCCGTGGGACTTTATGCAGGAAAACAATGTCCACCGTTTTCCGGTTCGCTCCAACCGGGAGGGAATCTTCGTGGTAGGCGGCAGCCGGGATGTGGCCGACCTGTCCCTCTCCTGGCAGGATGCGGCCAACGCCGCCGAGGAAGTGCACAGGTTCCTCGGGGACGGAACCGCCCTCGCCCCAGAGAGCAAGGCGGTGGTGGACAAGGAAAAATGCTGCTTCTGCCTGACCTGCTACCGCTGCTGCCCGCACGGGGCCATTTCCTGGGAGGACAAGCCGGTCATCTCTCCCCTGGCCTGCCAGGCCTGCGGCATCTGCGCCAGCGAGTGCCCCCAGGACGCCATTCAGATCATGGGCTTTGAGGATCAAGGGATCACCAGTCAGCTGGACCTGTCCTTGAGCGAAACAGCCCAGGCCCCGAGCATCGTGGCCTTCTGCTGTGAGAACTCCTCCCTGGAGGCCCTGAAGATGGCCCGGCTTTTCGGCCTGAACCTCCCGGCCGGCCTGAAGACGATTCACGTCCCCTGCGCCGGGAAAGTGGATCTAGACTATATCTTCTCAGCCTTTCTCAAGGGAGCGGACGGCGTCCTGGTCCTTTCCTGCCATCCGGGCAACTGCAAATCTGTCCACGGAAACACCTTTGCCGGCTGGCGGGTCGAAAATGTCCAGCGCATGCTGACCAACGCCGGCATGGATCCGAGCCGCCTGCGTTTTGCGACCCTGGCCTCCAATATGGGCCATGACATGACCAAGATCCTCAATGAGCTGGAAACTACGTTGAAGGATCTTGGCCCAAGCCCCTTGAAGTAGACCTCAAGGTGTCGGGTGCAGGGTGGCAGCAACTTCAAGGCATCCCAGGTGTTCCTGGGTCGCAACTAAAGTCTGCCGCCCAAAGCCTGACACCTTGCCTTTACCTGCCCTCAGCCTGGGTCACGCCCCCTCGCCCATTTCCTCCCTGACCAGCTCCATTCCGTACTTCAGCTTTTCCAGACAGGTCAGCAGCTGATCCCGCTCTTCGGGCCTGAACTTGCGCAGCACGTGTTCATGGATTGTGTCCTGATAGGACACAACAGCCTTAAGCTTCCTGTCACCCTGCCGGGTCAGGGTGATCATCTTGATCCTGGCGTCGTGGGGGTCCGGATTTCTTTCGGCCAGGCCTTTGCCGACCAGGGCATCAATCAATGCCGTCGCCCTGCTCTTGGCCACTCCCAACTCCCTGCCGACCTGGGTCAGGGTTACGTATCGCCTGTCCCTGAACAACAGCAGGCAGTTGATCTCCGAGCACGGCAGCCCGAAGAGGTGCTGCTCCCGGTCCAGTCGCTGTTCACAGCACTTAAGCATGGCCTGGAGCAGATTCTGCAGATGGTGGGCCTGATAGCGAAGGGCGGCGTCTTCCTGATGCATGCGTCCTTTCCTGGAATAAAGATGATTGCGGGTCTCGGGCTATGACCCGCATACCGTTTTGCATGAAATTAATGCTCAAACCCTACAGCGACAGTTTGGGTACAACAAACGCCTGCAAAGAGCCAGGCGATTACTTATAGCTCCCATGCTCTGCGTGGGAGCTATCCTGACCGCTCCCGCGGTCTCTTTCTGGACGCCGGAGCGTCCAAAAGAGTTCCCACGCAGAGCGTGGGAACGATAAAATTGCCTCCATAAGAGTTTGCCGTCTCTTCTGTGTGCCGGGAGGGGGCAGGGGTCCCCCTTTGGCGGGACATAGAAAATACCGGGCCGAAAGTGGGCACTCAGAAGAGATGGCAAACTCCAAAAATCCACAAGCTACGTCGAAGAACCGTAACTTTCTTTATCTGCCCTAAGCCATCTTGGCGTCATCCCGGACTTGATCCGGGATCCAGTTCTTAGCCTGGACTCCGGATTTCGCCGGAATGACAGAAAAAACCGAAGTTCCGTTGTTAATCTTCACTCCGGCCGTAGGTTCGAACATAGGCCCGGACATCGAACTTCCGTTTGCATCCGGCATAGCTCATGTACCGGATCTTTCCGAATACCGGCCGCTCCTTGAACCCGTGGTCGTGCACCCCTCCGATGGACCACAGCACCCCCACATATCCGTTTGGATCCCGTCCGTCCAGCTCATAGCGATCGTTGAGCCTGACTGCGGTCTCTATGGCCTCCTGCGGGCTCCGGGTCCACTCCAGGATCTTCTTGGCCCAGTACATGCGCATGTACCCGTGCATCTTTCCCTGGGCCGTCATCTGCAGCTGAGCCGCGTTCCACAGATCGTCATGGGTGGCGGCGGCCTCCAGCTGGGCCGGGGTGTACACATAAGGACGTGGATCCGTCTGATGGGCCTCCAGGGTCTTTTGCGCCCATTCCGGCAGTCCGGACAAAGAATCATACCCTGGATTGTGCCAGCAGAAGTTGTCCGTGAGCTCCCTGCGCACGATCAGCTGCTCCAGGAACGCGCTTTTGGCCTGGGAGGAGACACCCTCGCCGGCCTGGACCTCCAGGGCCGCCCGCTGGGGAGCCAGTTGGCCGAAGTGGAGGTATGCCGAGAGCCCGGAATCCGCCCCGGCATTGGGGTCGTTGCTCTTTTGGGCATACTCCGCCAGGAAATGACGGACAAACTCCCCCAGCATGCGCTTTGCCTCCTGCGCGCCGGGGACCGGACTGCTGACAGGGGATGGATCTGCATCCACCGTGAGCCGGGTGGCGGCCTCCTTCCAGTCCGGTTCTGCCAGGTCCGTCCCCTGGACCGGAAACGGATGGGGAGCAAGCCCTGGAAACGGGGTCAGAAAGTCGACCAGCTGTCTCTGGATCTTGGGCCGGATGGTCCGGGCCGCGTACTCCTGTTTATCTGAGGCCTCCCAGCAGGGGACGATGTTGTGGGCATCGACCATGTACAGCGGAGTCCTGGTTCGGGAAGCCAGCTCCTTCCGCCACCGGACCTTGATCCGCAGGGGGTCGAAATCGCAGACCACGCTCTCGGCATCCCAGGCCCGGGCCAGCTCAGCCAGGATATCCGGAGGACGGCCGAAGCGAAGGACAAAGGGGATGCCCAGCTCCAGGCAGTTCCGGCAGGTATGCTCCAGTCCGCTGAGCATGAAGCTGTACTGGCGCAAGGTTGCGTGCAGGAACTCGGATTGGAGGCAGAAGACGACCATAAGGCCCCGCCCGCCCTGCATGGCCCGCTCCTGGGCGTACAGCAGGGCCCAGTTGTCCTCCGTGCGCTGGTCCCGGCTCATCCAGTACATGACCGGTCCGCTCCCGGGCTCTGTTCCCTGCAGGGTCTGGATGCGGCGCGGATCTGTTCCCACTTATTCCTCCAGGTGCAGCTCTGTGAGCTTTTGAAAGTTGGTCACTGCCACCAGGTGATGCACCCGGATACAGAACACTGCGGACTGCGGGCTGCGGGCAAAGGGTTCCAGGGACGGGTTCCGGGCGGTGAAGACCTGTTCCAGCCCCTGCCGCTCACCAGCTGCTACTTCTCTGGCCCGGCCGTTCATGGTCAGGGCCGTGCCCTGGTCCAGGTCCTGGCTGTAGGCCTTGTCGTCCAAGGCCAGTAGGGAAACATTGGGGTTGTGGCGAAGGGCCCTGCTCTTCCGGCTGTCAGCCGGGGAGACGATGACCAGGGAACACACCCCCGGGGCCGGGGCGAAGCTCATCAGATTGCAGGCCGGCACTGCCTGCCAGCAGGTAGCCAGGATCAGGGTCTGCCGGGCGGCAAGAAAGGCATGCACCCAGTGCAGGAAGCTCTCTTTGTCTTCCCGGGCCAGGACCGTTTTCTGGGGCTCAAGGGGCAGCTGGTGAAAAGACATGCAGACTCCGTGAAGGTGTTTGATCTCCTAATCAGGGGAACTGGCCAGGGAAAACAAGGCCTGCACCAGACGCTCGGGATCGATGCCCGGAGCAGACCCCGGGGTAACCAGGCCGGCCCGGGCCACACGCACCCCCAGGGACCGAACCGCACTGAGGTCGATTGGGCCGGGATAGTGCTCCAGGCAGCCATCCAAAAGGACAAAATCCAGCCCCCCTTCTCCGCCTGACCGGGCGGGAAAAAAGCTGAGCAGGGTGCGGACCTGATCCGCCAGAGTCAGCCCAAGGGCCTCCGGATCGTAAAACGTATTGGGCACAAAGACCTTGGGGCACCTGGCCCGGGCTATGCTTTCCGCCACCCCGCGGGGCAGGAGATTGGCCAGCACACTGGTGAAGAAGCTGCCCATGGGATAGCAGATCAGCTCCGCCTGCCCAATAAGATCCGTCAGATCCCTGTCCGCTGAAACAAAACAAGGGGTTGAAGAATCCAGGCCGGAGGTCAAAAACAGGCGCCGGATAGGGCTCGGTATCTGCGCAGCCTGCTTTCCGGTCAGCAGGTGCTGGCCGATGACCGTCTGTCCGTCGGCCAGAACAGCCCCCAGATGACAGCTGTCCCGGACCACCGGGCGGACGATGCCGCGAACCGCGGCCAGGCCGGAATACAAGGAGATAGCGGCATTGATGTCCCCATGCTGCTCCAAGCAGCCGGCACAGAGAATGGCATTGCCGATGCAGGCGCCGGCAAGGTCGAACCCTGGAGGAATGCTGTGCCGGAAGATCTGCAAATGGCGGCGAACAACCTCCCGCACAGCCGGATGCAGGACCTGTATCTTCGGGTGTCCGGCCTGCACAAGCTCATCAAGCATTGCCTGCAACCGCTCTTGGCAAGCCGTCCGCGGCAGACGATGGGCAAAAAGGCTGACCAGGGCGTCGTTCCCTTCCACATCCGGGTCGGCCAGGGCCATCAGCCGGTTGCGGATATCGCCCACAGCCGGCATGCCGAAGGCCTGTCGGAGCGGGGCCGAGCTCCCTCCGGAATCGAAAGGGGTCACAACATGGATTGAGTTCTGGGTATAGGCCGCGAGTCTCCTGCTTGCAGCCCGCAGCGCGCTCCCCCCGGTGAAGAAAAGCAGACGGGGGCCGAGTTCAGGATTCTGCCTGAACCAGTCCATGCGCCTCTGATCCGGAAGGCGCAGATGCAGCTCATTCCCCGTGCTCATAGGGAGCTATCCTCTGCGGCGGGCAGCCGCCGAAGAAGCAGATCCCGCTTCTGAGTTGGCACCCCAAGTACTCCTTGCAACATATACCGAGTTCATTTATAGGGGGGCAGTCATGTATGAACACAGGCCCGGACACCCCACACTGCAAACGCGTAGTCCTGTTCCGGGGCATACAGTGCATCCGCCCCTGGATGGACATGGAAGATGGTGATCTATGAACCTGTATGATCTTTTCTTCTTTCTCTCTCTGCTCGCTGGCTTCCTTATGGCCTTCAACCTTGGAGCCAACGACGTGGCCAACGCCATGGCCTCGGCAGTCGGGGCCAAGGCCATCTCCGTTCGGCAAGCCGTTTTGATTGCCGGGACCCTGAACTTCGTGGGAGCGGTTTTTCTCGGCTCCCATGTCACGGCCACGGTGAGCAAGGGAATCATCAACGCCGATCAAATCGCTGATCCGCAGATCATGATCGTGGGCATGCTGGGAGCCCTTCTGGCGGCTGCAACCTGGGTCTTTATCGCCACCCTGACCGCGTTGCCCGTCTCCTCCACCCACTCCATCATCGGCAGCATCCTCGGTTTCGGCCTGATCGCCATGGGCCCGGGAGTCGTCAACTGGCTTGTCCTGGGAGGGGTGGTCCTTTCCTGGATCATCTCTCCGTTCTTTGCCGCAGCCATCTCCTTTGCCGTCTTTTCCCACATCCGCCGCTTCATCCTAATGCATACCGACTTCTTCCTTCAAGCCTTGCGCTGGGCCCCGATCTGGATAGCCTTGACCGTCGGCCTGGTTCTGCTCTCCTTTCTGTACAAGACCCCGGTGGGCAAGCAGATCCCGGTGTCCGACGGAATGGGGCTGCTGGCCATCATAGGGATCTGCGTCCTTATCTGGTTTGCGGGCACCCGGATCGTCCGCTCGGTTATGGCCGGAGCCGAGCGCTCGGCTGAGAGCGTGGAGTTTATCTTCCGCCGGATTCAGGTCGGAACCTCCTGCTATGTGGCCCTGTCCCAGGGAGCGAACGACGTGGCCAATGCCATCGGCCCGGTCGCGGCCATCTACATGATCTCCCGGGAGCACGCCCTGTTGGAGCAGGCGGACGTCCCCCTGTCCATCCTGGCCCTGGGCGGAGTGGGCATCGCGCTGGGGGTGATGATCTTCGGCCGCAAGGTCATGGCCACCGTGGGGACCAAGATCACCTCTCTGACCAACACCCGCGGCTTTTCCGTGGACTTTGGCGCAGCGACGACTGTGCTGGCTGCCTCCAATCTCGGACTGCCAGTCTCCACCACCCACGCAGCAGTCGGCGGCGTTGTGGGCGTCGGTCTGGCTCGGGGATTCAGCTCTGTGGATTTCGGCGTATTGCTGCGCATCGTGGCCTATTGGGTCCTCACCGTGCCCATCGCCGCCTTTACCAGTATCGTCTATTTCAACATCCTGTCCGGTCTGTTCTTGTGAAACTCCCGGACAGTGGATGGTTGTAAGAAAACAGAAACTGTGTATACTGCAATTTCTCTATCAAATTAAGAGAGATATCCGTCACAAAGGACAGTGGTTGAGGGCAGCTGCGTCCTGCGCAAAAAACTTGATTCGATTGGATAAAAGGAAGTGATGTTATGAAACGGATCCCGTTTTTCGGTTTGATCAGCCCTCGCTCCCCGATGAAAGGGCTTATTGAACACTATATGAAGATAGACGAATGTCTGGAGATCATCCGGGATGCCCTGGAGTGCTATGTGGCCAGCTCGGATGTGTGCAGGGAGTTCGAGGATCTGAGCCAGGAAATCGACGATATCGAGGCCCATGCGGACAAGATCAAACGCAATATCCGCAACCATCTCCCCCGGCGCCTGTTCATGCCTGTGGACAAGACCCTGTTCCTGAACTACACCCGCAGCCAGGACAACATCCTGGATTCGGCCCAGGAGGCCCTGCATTGGCTGGGCATGCGCAGGATGATCGTTCCCAAGGAGTTTCAGAAGCCGACCATCGAGTTCCTGGACCAGGTGGGGACAACGGCCAAGCTCTTGCAGCCCGCTTTGCAGTCAACCGTTAGGATC containing:
- a CDS encoding hydrogenase iron-sulfur subunit, with amino-acid sequence MDLDTSVFVFGGGWSGQRTAKELASLGYEVTLVDSEPNLDQITDKTGFLAHAAPKQGELFKSAVQDISEIECMTGTSLLHFEGMPGRFRMKLMQGTDVVERRAGAVVVADDVQASPLFDAYGVSPSQRVVSQSQFEALAQGTGASDAIGSGKRVAFVVGFGQEGHPVVMRRVMQAVQKVQDQGGQAYVYVNNIKVAASGLERLYRDNRDSGAIYFKLQSPPQISPDGSSISALDPVLNQEVTLEPDLIVVEEALLASPEAPKLAHLLRIDRGPWDFMQENNVHRFPVRSNREGIFVVGGSRDVADLSLSWQDAANAAEEVHRFLGDGTALAPESKAVVDKEKCCFCLTCYRCCPHGAISWEDKPVISPLACQACGICASECPQDAIQIMGFEDQGITSQLDLSLSETAQAPSIVAFCCENSSLEALKMARLFGLNLPAGLKTIHVPCAGKVDLDYIFSAFLKGADGVLVLSCHPGNCKSVHGNTFAGWRVENVQRMLTNAGMDPSRLRFATLASNMGHDMTKILNELETTLKDLGPSPLK
- a CDS encoding MarR family winged helix-turn-helix transcriptional regulator, which codes for MHQEDAALRYQAHHLQNLLQAMLKCCEQRLDREQHLFGLPCSEINCLLLFRDRRYVTLTQVGRELGVAKSRATALIDALVGKGLAERNPDPHDARIKMITLTRQGDRKLKAVVSYQDTIHEHVLRKFRPEERDQLLTCLEKLKYGMELVREEMGEGA
- a CDS encoding deoxyribodipyrimidine photo-lyase; amino-acid sequence: MGTDPRRIQTLQGTEPGSGPVMYWMSRDQRTEDNWALLYAQERAMQGGRGLMVVFCLQSEFLHATLRQYSFMLSGLEHTCRNCLELGIPFVLRFGRPPDILAELARAWDAESVVCDFDPLRIKVRWRKELASRTRTPLYMVDAHNIVPCWEASDKQEYAARTIRPKIQRQLVDFLTPFPGLAPHPFPVQGTDLAEPDWKEAATRLTVDADPSPVSSPVPGAQEAKRMLGEFVRHFLAEYAQKSNDPNAGADSGLSAYLHFGQLAPQRAALEVQAGEGVSSQAKSAFLEQLIVRRELTDNFCWHNPGYDSLSGLPEWAQKTLEAHQTDPRPYVYTPAQLEAAATHDDLWNAAQLQMTAQGKMHGYMRMYWAKKILEWTRSPQEAIETAVRLNDRYELDGRDPNGYVGVLWSIGGVHDHGFKERPVFGKIRYMSYAGCKRKFDVRAYVRTYGRSED
- a CDS encoding pyridoxamine 5'-phosphate oxidase family protein, translating into MSFHQLPLEPQKTVLAREDKESFLHWVHAFLAARQTLILATCWQAVPACNLMSFAPAPGVCSLVIVSPADSRKSRALRHNPNVSLLALDDKAYSQDLDQGTALTMNGRAREVAAGERQGLEQVFTARNPSLEPFARSPQSAVFCIRVHHLVAVTNFQKLTELHLEE
- a CDS encoding GAK system CofD-like protein, producing the protein MSTGNELHLRLPDQRRMDWFRQNPELGPRLLFFTGGSALRAASRRLAAYTQNSIHVVTPFDSGGSSAPLRQAFGMPAVGDIRNRLMALADPDVEGNDALVSLFAHRLPRTACQERLQAMLDELVQAGHPKIQVLHPAVREVVRRHLQIFRHSIPPGFDLAGACIGNAILCAGCLEQHGDINAAISLYSGLAAVRGIVRPVVRDSCHLGAVLADGQTVIGQHLLTGKQAAQIPSPIRRLFLTSGLDSSTPCFVSADRDLTDLIGQAELICYPMGSFFTSVLANLLPRGVAESIARARCPKVFVPNTFYDPEALGLTLADQVRTLLSFFPARSGGEGGLDFVLLDGCLEHYPGPIDLSAVRSLGVRVARAGLVTPGSAPGIDPERLVQALFSLASSPD
- a CDS encoding inorganic phosphate transporter, coding for MNLYDLFFFLSLLAGFLMAFNLGANDVANAMASAVGAKAISVRQAVLIAGTLNFVGAVFLGSHVTATVSKGIINADQIADPQIMIVGMLGALLAAATWVFIATLTALPVSSTHSIIGSILGFGLIAMGPGVVNWLVLGGVVLSWIISPFFAAAISFAVFSHIRRFILMHTDFFLQALRWAPIWIALTVGLVLLSFLYKTPVGKQIPVSDGMGLLAIIGICVLIWFAGTRIVRSVMAGAERSAESVEFIFRRIQVGTSCYVALSQGANDVANAIGPVAAIYMISREHALLEQADVPLSILALGGVGIALGVMIFGRKVMATVGTKITSLTNTRGFSVDFGAATTVLAASNLGLPVSTTHAAVGGVVGVGLARGFSSVDFGVLLRIVAYWVLTVPIAAFTSIVYFNILSGLFL
- a CDS encoding DUF47 domain-containing protein; protein product: MKRIPFFGLISPRSPMKGLIEHYMKIDECLEIIRDALECYVASSDVCREFEDLSQEIDDIEAHADKIKRNIRNHLPRRLFMPVDKTLFLNYTRSQDNILDSAQEALHWLGMRRMIVPKEFQKPTIEFLDQVGTTAKLLQPALQSTVRIVHGESLDREGCKEKFRKIRVQRDKVTRDKKALRSLIYNSDLTFKDIFQLILFIDCLSDMAKNCETCSDALRSMIAR